TTGTCGGACAGCTCCAGGCGGTCGACCATCGCCGGCGCCAGGCCGGCCGCGCGGGCGGCGTCGAGGTCGCGGCCGTTGGCGGCGCGCAGCTTGGCGCTGTCGCGCACAATCGCGTCGGCGATCAGCAGCAGCGCGCGGTTGCGGGTGGCGCTGTCGGCGCGGGCCATCGCGCGCGATGCGGCGCGCGCCTGGCGGCCAACCTGTTCCATGTACTGCGGGATGTTCATCTGTGTGCTCTTCTGGTTGATTCGAGCGGGCCTTCTAGCGCGCTACTTTCAAGGCCAGCTGCAGCATTGCGTCCCATGCGTCGCCGGCAAATGCCTTCGAACGCAAGCCCTTGATCATCTTGTCCACCTGCGCGGCGTCCTGCAGCGCCTGCTCCAGCACCGTCAGCGACACGCGCCGCAGCGCCGGCTCCATCATGCGTTCGCGCGGGCCCCAGATGCGGTATTCCTTCAGCAGCGCGCCGAGCGGACGGCCCTGCGCCATCGCCGCTTTCAATTTTAGCAGCGTACGGATTTCTTCGGCGACCGCCCACAGCACCAGCGGCAGCGCCTCGCCCTCGCCTTTCAGGCCTTCGAGCATGCGCACCAGGCGCGCCGGGTCGCCCGCCAGCATCGCCTCGGACAGCTTGAAGACGTCGTAGCGCGCCACGTTCAGCACCGCGTCGTGCACCTGCTCGAAGGTCAGCTTGCCCGCCTCGTGCAGCAGGCCGAGTTTCTGGATTTCCTGGTGCGCGGCCAGCAGGTTGCCTTCGACGCGCTCGGCGATGAAGTCGAGGCTCTGGCGGTCAGCCGACTGGCCCTGCGCGGCCAGGCGCGTGCCGATCCAGCCCGGCAGCGCGGGACGTTCGACGACCGGGATTTCGATATACACCGCGGCCTGCTGCAGGCTGGCGACCCAGGCCGCCTTGGCGGTCTGCCAGTCCAGTTTGGGCAGGGTGATCAGGGTCAGGTTGTCGGGGCTGAGGTCCTTGGCGTAGGCCTGCAGCGCGGCGCCGCCGTCCTTGCCGGGCTTTCCAGTCGGGATGCGCAGCTCGATCATCTTCTTGTCGCCGAACAGCGACATCTCCTGGTTCGCCGCCAGCAGTTCGCCCCACTTGAAATTGCGTTCGACGGTGAGCACGTCGCGCTCGGAATAGCCGTTCTTGCGCGCGGCCTGGCGAATCCGGTCGGCCGCCTCCAGCGCCAGCAAGTGCTCGTCGCTGCTGACCACATACAGCGGCGCGATCGACTTGGCGAGGTGGCCTTCGAGAGCGTCAATGC
This window of the Massilia sp. R2A-15 genome carries:
- the holA gene encoding DNA polymerase III subunit delta, which translates into the protein MQLRIDALEGHLAKSIAPLYVVSSDEHLLALEAADRIRQAARKNGYSERDVLTVERNFKWGELLAANQEMSLFGDKKMIELRIPTGKPGKDGGAALQAYAKDLSPDNLTLITLPKLDWQTAKAAWVASLQQAAVYIEIPVVERPALPGWIGTRLAAQGQSADRQSLDFIAERVEGNLLAAHQEIQKLGLLHEAGKLTFEQVHDAVLNVARYDVFKLSEAMLAGDPARLVRMLEGLKGEGEALPLVLWAVAEEIRTLLKLKAAMAQGRPLGALLKEYRIWGPRERMMEPALRRVSLTVLEQALQDAAQVDKMIKGLRSKAFAGDAWDAMLQLALKVAR